In Pochonia chlamydosporia 170 chromosome 3, whole genome shotgun sequence, the following are encoded in one genomic region:
- a CDS encoding exosome-associated family protein (similar to Metarhizium acridum CQMa 102 XP_007813928.1) gives MSDVKDILPDLDKLDSQLDNLEDALEPLLTNLNERASQLPLLDKAKLFSLTAYSIESLLFSYLRLQGADAQNHAVYAELKRVQQYFSKIKTAEEPEAQRSLVVNQEAAARVLKADLADNKSISSRLAEKIAEERAKALLKSVEGKKRTADDSASGASASDAQASKKRKQKGRGRGKQG, from the exons ATGAGCGACGTCAAAGACATTCTCCCCGATCTAGACAAGCTAGATTCGCAGCTGGACAATCTTGAAGATGCGTTGGAGCCTCTACTCACCAACCTGAATGAAAGAGCCTCTCAATTACCACTCCTCGATAAAGCCAAGCTCTTCTCGCTCACGGCATATTCCATCGAGTCACTTCTCTTTT CCTATCTGCGATTACAGGGCGCGGATGCCCAGAACCACGCTGTATACGCAGAGTTGAAACGTGTGCAGCAGTACTTCAGCAAGATCAAGACGGCTGAGGAGCCGGAAGCGCAGAGAAGTCTGGTTGTGAACCAAGAGGCTGCGGCTCGGGTCTTGAAGGCAGACCTG GCGGACAACAAGTCTATTAGCAGTAGGCTGGCTGAGAAGATTGCTGAGGAGCGAGCAAAGGCGCTGCTTAAATCTGTGGAGGGTAAGAAGCGAACTGCAGATGATTCTGCGTCGGGAGCATCAGCGAGTGATGCACAGGCGAGtaagaagaggaagcaaaaGGGACGAGGGAGGGGTAAACAGGGTTAG